A section of the Verrucomicrobium sp. GAS474 genome encodes:
- a CDS encoding serine hydrolase domain-containing protein, with amino-acid sequence MTLSSDWAAFPKTLALLEEGREKGLHFGAQLYVRHGKKTRFSGAWGEAREGLPMRPETLMTWLSCSKPLAALAVGRLLEEKRLTLDQRVTDWLPEFGQGGKEAIALTHLLTHTCGFRTADSMWNRNTWEENLERICAAPLEPNWIPGQTAGYQISASWFVLGEIVARITGQSYASWIRQEIFRPLGMNDCSFEMTPALYRDYDAAGRIGWLHNTALGRNEPHRFWDSEEGYGRCWPGSSGHGPIAQLALLYEMMAGGGTLHGVRILRPETVALLTARHRVGLYDLTFRHTLDWGLGFIIDSKKYETDPGTNPIPYGFGPHASERTFGHSGAQSSCAFHDPEHDLVAAWIVNGMPGEMPHRPRARALNGAIYEDLGLASAAG; translated from the coding sequence ATGACTCTTTCCTCCGACTGGGCCGCCTTCCCGAAGACCCTCGCCCTCCTCGAGGAAGGCCGCGAGAAGGGCCTCCACTTCGGAGCCCAGCTCTACGTCCGGCACGGGAAGAAGACCCGCTTCTCCGGCGCATGGGGCGAGGCCCGGGAGGGCCTCCCCATGCGGCCCGAGACGCTGATGACTTGGCTCTCCTGCTCGAAGCCCCTCGCGGCCCTCGCCGTCGGACGGCTGCTGGAGGAAAAGCGGCTGACCCTCGACCAGCGCGTCACCGACTGGCTCCCCGAATTCGGCCAGGGCGGCAAGGAGGCGATCGCGCTGACCCATCTTCTCACCCACACCTGCGGCTTCCGCACCGCCGACTCGATGTGGAACCGCAACACCTGGGAGGAAAACCTCGAGCGCATCTGCGCCGCCCCGCTCGAGCCGAACTGGATTCCCGGCCAGACGGCGGGCTACCAGATCTCGGCCAGCTGGTTCGTCCTCGGCGAGATCGTCGCCCGGATCACCGGCCAATCGTACGCCTCGTGGATCCGGCAGGAAATCTTCCGCCCCCTCGGGATGAACGATTGCTCCTTCGAGATGACCCCCGCCCTCTACCGGGACTACGACGCGGCGGGCCGGATCGGTTGGCTCCACAACACCGCCCTGGGCCGCAACGAGCCCCACCGCTTCTGGGACAGCGAGGAAGGCTACGGCCGGTGCTGGCCGGGAAGCAGCGGCCACGGGCCGATCGCCCAGCTCGCGCTGCTCTACGAGATGATGGCGGGCGGCGGGACGCTCCACGGCGTCCGCATTCTCCGCCCGGAGACCGTCGCCCTCCTCACCGCCCGCCACCGCGTCGGCCTCTACGACCTGACGTTCCGGCACACCCTCGACTGGGGCCTCGGCTTCATCATCGATTCGAAGAAATACGAGACCGATCCCGGGACGAATCCGATCCCCTACGGCTTCGGTCCCCACGCCTCCGAACGGACCTTCGGCCACAGCGGCGCGCAATCGTCCTGCGCCTTCCACGATCCCGAGCACGACCTCGTCGCCGCCTGGATCGTCAACGGCATGCCGGGGGAGATGCCCCATCGCCCGAGGGCGCGGGCGCTGAACGGCGCGATTTACGAAGACCTGGGCCTTGCCTCGGCGGCAGGCTAG
- a CDS encoding flagellar protein FliT, translating into MKVFETADKIRLLRKMIEQVMWEWNAVKEGRWEELPDHGAKKQALIAEMTSHEWMPGPEERDNPEILILESQIIDLEYQVKKMLESRINVVSTQIDELKRRHNVWQKAAAPYRQAVGLSGGTYNGAAQ; encoded by the coding sequence ATGAAAGTCTTTGAAACTGCCGACAAGATCCGGCTCCTTCGGAAGATGATCGAGCAGGTCATGTGGGAATGGAATGCCGTGAAGGAAGGCCGCTGGGAGGAGCTCCCCGACCACGGCGCCAAGAAGCAGGCGTTGATCGCCGAGATGACTTCCCACGAGTGGATGCCGGGACCGGAGGAACGGGACAATCCCGAGATCCTGATCCTCGAATCGCAGATCATCGACCTGGAATATCAGGTGAAGAAGATGCTCGAATCGCGCATCAACGTCGTCTCGACCCAGATCGACGAGCTGAAGCGCCGCCACAATGTCTGGCAGAAGGCGGCCGCCCCCTACCGCCAGGCCGTCGGCCTTTCGGGCGGGACCTATAACGGCGCGGCGCAATAG